A genomic stretch from Saccharomyces paradoxus chromosome XVI, complete sequence includes:
- the ATG13 gene encoding serine/threonine protein kinase regulatory subunit ATG13 (Regulatory subunit of the Atg1p signaling complex~similar to YPR185W), translated as MVAEEDIEKEVLQLIDSFFLKATLLICSTESSRYQSSTENIFLFDDTWFEDHSELVGELPEIISKWSHYDGRKELPPLVVETYLDLRQLNSSHLVRLKDHEGHLWNVCKGTKKQEIVMERWLIELDNSSPTFKSHSEDETDVTELSKQLILLFRYLLTLIQLLPTTELYQLLIKSYNGPQNEGSSNPIATTDPLVSIRTRVLDGSKPILSKGRIGLSKPIINTYSNALNESNLPAHLDQKKITPVWTKFGLLRVSVSYRRDWKFEINNTNDELFSTRHVAVPHNLQGPQNEPGQRGNNDQEVAKHQPQYQPQDQQQQQQQQQQQQQRQNQDQIRQQIQQQRQIPDRRSLSLSPCTRANSFEPQSWQKKAYPISRPVQPFKVGSVGSQSASRNPSNSSFFNQPPIHRPSMSSNYGPQTNIEGTSVGSTSKYSSSFGNIRRHSSVKTTENAEKVSKAVKSPLQPQESQEDLMDFVKLLEEKPDLTIKKTGGNNLPNINISDSLIRYQNLKPSNDLLSEDLSVSLSMDPNHTYHRGRSDSHSPLPSISPSMHYGSLNSRMSQGANASHLIARGGGNSSTSAFNSRRNSLDKNANKQGMSGLPPIFGGESTSYHHDNKVQKYNQLGEEDDDEDDHLLNQMGNSATKFKSSISPRSIDSISSSFIKSRIPIRQPYHYSQPTTAPFQAQAKFHKPANKLTDNGNRSNSNNNSHSVNDGVGSMHNEEDDQDDDLVFFMSDMNLSKEG; from the coding sequence ATGGTTGCCGAAGAGGACATCGAGAAAGAAGTTCTTCAATTGATAGACAGTTTTTTCCTGAAGGCTACATTGCTAATATGCTCTACCGAATCAAGTCGATACCAGTCTTCtacagaaaatatattcCTATTTGACGATACATGGTTTGAAGATCACTCAGAACTAGTGGGCGAGCTACCCGAGATAATATCAAAATGGTCTCACTACGACGGTCGAAAAGAGCTGCCACCTTTAGTAGTAGAGACGTACTTGGATTTAAGGCAGTTAAACTCCTCCCATTTAGTTAGATTAAAAGACCACGAAGGCCATTTATGGAACGTTTGCAAAGGAACTAAGAAGCAGGAAATCGTGATGGAACGGTGGCTTATCGAATTAGATAATTCATCCCCAACTTTCAAATCACACAGTGAAGATGAGACCGATGTTACTGAACTTTCCAAGCAGTTAATTCTCCTCTTCCGTTATTTGTTGACTTTAATACAGTTATTACCCACAACAGAATTGTACCAATTACTAATAAAATCTTATAATGGTCCGCAAAATGAAGGAAGTTCCAACCCAATAGCTACGACAGACCCACTGGTCAGCATCCGGACGCGTGTTCTTGACGGATCTAAACCAATTTTGTCAAAGGGGAGAATAGGGTTAAGCAAACCGATTATTAACACCTACTCCAATGCACTTAACGAATCAAATCTGCCAGCCCATTTagatcaaaagaaaatcacACCTGTGTGGACAAAATTTGGCCTCCTAAGGGTCTCGGTATCATACAGGCGTGATTGGAAGTTTGAAATTAACAATACCAATGATGAATTATTTTCAACTCGACACGTAGCCGTTCCACATAACTTACAAGGGCCTCAAAATGAGCCAGGACAGAGAGGAAATAATGATCAGGAGGTAGCAAAACATCAACCTCAGTATCAACCGCAGGatcaacagcaacaacagcaacaacagcaacaacaacaacaaaggCAAAATCAGGACCAGATACGACAACAAATTCAACAGCAAAGACAGATACCTGATAGAAGATCTCTTTCACTTTCTCCCTGTACAAGGGCCAATTCCTTTGAACCGCAATCTTGGCAGAAGAAAGCCTATCCAATTTCGAGACCTGTTCAACCATTTAAAGTCGGTTCTGTCGGAAGTCAAAGCGCGAGCAGAAATCCCTCCAATTCATCCTTCTTCAACCAACCACCTATTCATAGGCCAAGTATGAGCTCCAACTATGGACCACAAACGAATATTGAAGGTACCAGCGTCGGAAGCACCTCAAAGTATTCCTCCTCATTTGGGAACATTCGTCGTCATTCAAGTGTAAAAACGACAGAAAATGCTGAAAAAGTATCAAAAGCTGTAAAAAGTCCATTACAACCGCAAGAGTCACAAGAAGATTTAATGGATTTTGTTAAATTACTGGAAGAAAAACCTGATCTAACTATCAAAAAGACGGGTGGAAATAATCTGCCTAATATCAACATTTCTGATTCATTAATTAGATATCAGAATCTGAAGCCAAGTAATGACTTATTGAGTGAAGATTTATCCGTGAGTTTATCGATGGATCCAAATCATACATATCACAGAGGCAGGTCAGATTCACATTCCCCTTTGCCTTCCATATCCCCTTCGATGCATTATGGATCGTTGAATTCAAGAATGTCTCAAGGCGCCAATGCAAGCCATTTGATTGCGAGAGGAGGTGGGAATTCATCCACTAGTGCCTTCAATAGTAGAAGGAATTCCTTGGATAAGAATGCAAACAAACAAGGTATGTCAGGCCTACCTCCTATTTTTGGTGGCGAGAGTACTTCATATCACCACGACAACAAAGTACAAAAGTACAATCAATtaggagaagaagatgatgatgaggacGACCATTTGCTTAACCAAATGGGGAACAGCGCtacaaaattcaaaagttcAATATCGCCAAGATCAATTGATAGCATTTCAAGTTCTTTCATAAAAAGTAGGATTCCCATCAGACAACCGTACCATTACTCTCAACCAACTACTGCACCCTTTCAAGCTCAGGCGAAATTCCATAAACCAGCAAATAAACTAACTGATAACGGCAATAGGAGCAATAGTAACAATAACAGTCATAGTGTAAATGATGGAGTTGGTTCGATGCAtaatgaagaggatgatCAAGACGATGATCTAGTATTTTTCATGAGTGATATGAACCTTTCTAAAGAgggttga